The proteins below are encoded in one region of Lactuca sativa cultivar Salinas chromosome 3, Lsat_Salinas_v11, whole genome shotgun sequence:
- the LOC111900630 gene encoding uncharacterized protein LOC111900630: MCLKRFIGVVQVLDTSSLTLKVVIDTVRGQGYDGAMVVVIAKKHDDFEEFFEQLGLVVTIICGSCKIKYMIREMQKQRMAIEICIVQTETGRWLNQEISLVRAGDTRWGSHFRTIVSLLNLFAEVVVVFKYVKEEGSNLSNRNQTKEYYVTPRKHRTNKTNQHHCEVVIFNTVLDMQIQEFGDRFSEVGTELMKNMVAFSACDSFSSFDKAKLLKLSEIYKKDFNDSERAQHNRQLDIYYHSLLHDERFFNLKGIADLSRLLVETGKHLSFPLVYRLLKLTFVLPVATVTVEQCFSAMKFLKTDLRNRICDDFNEWISLYLDASSAIMVLIVGNGCR; the protein is encoded by the exons ATGTGTTTG AAAAGATTTATCGGAGTTGTTCAGGTGTTGGATACATCCTCTTTGACTCTTAAAGTCGTCATTGATACT GTGAGAGGGCAAGGTTATGATGGAGCAA TGGTTGTGGTGATTGCAAAGAAACATGATGATTTTGAAGAATTCTTTGAACAACTAGGTTTGGTGGTTACTATCATTTGTGGGTCATGTAAGATAAAATATATGATACGGGAGATGCAAAAACAAAGAATGGCAATCGAAATTTGTATTGTTCAAACCGAAACAGGAAGATGGTTAAATCAAGAGATTTCTCTTGTTCGAGCTGGAGATACTAGATGGGGTTCACATTTTAGAACAATTGTAAGTTTATTGAATTTGTTTGCAGAAGTTGTTGTAGTCTTTAAATATGTGAAAGAGGAGGGGTCTAATTTATCTAACCGTAATCAAACAAAGG AATATTATGTTACCCCAAGAAAGCATAGGACCAATAAGACTAATCAACATCATTGTGAAGTTGTGATTTTTAACACGGTTTTGGATATGCAAATTCAAGAATTTGGGGATAGATTTAGTGAAGTTGGCACGGAGTTGATGAAGAACATGGTGGCTTTTAGTGCTTGTGACTCATTTTCTAGTTTTGATAAAGCAAAGTTGTTAAAGTTAAGCGAGATATACAAAAAGGATTTTAACGATTCAGAAAGGGCGCAACATAATCGGCAACTTGATATCTATTATCACTCTTTGCTCCATGATGAGAGATTTTTCAATTTGAAGGGAATTGCAGACCTCTCTCGTTTGTTGGTGGAAACTGGGAAGCACCTCTCTTTTCCTTTGGTTTATAGATTATTAAAACTAACTTTTGTTTTGCCCGTCGCAACCGTAACCGTTGAACAGTGTTTTTCTGCAATGAAGTTTTTGAAAACCGATTTACGTAATAGAATATGTGACGATTTTAATGAATG GATATCTCTTTACCTTGATGCTAGCTCGGCCATTATGGTTTTGATAGTTGGTAATGGTTGTAGATGA